In Pseudomonas fluorescens NCIMB 11764, a single window of DNA contains:
- the surA gene encoding peptidylprolyl isomerase SurA, translating to MKTKLSDCLRPLVLGALFLGTAANAAVQSIDRVVAIVDNDVVMQSQLDQRVHEVQQTIAKRGASAPPASVLDQQVLERLIVENLQLQIGERSGIRITDEELNQAVGTIAQRNNMSIEQFRAALTRDGLSYDDAREQIRREMIISRVRQRRVAERIQVSEQEVKNFLASDLGKMQLSEEFRLANILIPTPESANSEAIQNAAKQADAVYQQLKQGADFGQLAIAKSASETALEGGDMGWRKAAQLPPPFDRMLSTMAVGDVTQPMRTPGGFIILKILDKRGGETQTRDEVHVRHILVKPSPIRDEAKTKALAQSLYSRIEAGEDFGELAKNYSEDPGSALNGGDLNWIDPNALVPEFREVMANTPQGQLSKPFQTQYGWHVLEVLGRRATDSTTQAREQQAMTVLRNRKYDEELQTWLRQIRDEAYVEIKLPGADQAAQ from the coding sequence GTGAAGACCAAGCTTTCTGATTGTCTGCGCCCGCTCGTGCTGGGCGCGCTGTTCCTGGGTACTGCGGCGAATGCCGCGGTACAGTCCATCGATAGAGTGGTGGCCATTGTCGATAACGACGTGGTCATGCAGAGCCAACTGGACCAGCGCGTTCATGAAGTTCAGCAAACCATCGCCAAACGCGGCGCTTCCGCGCCGCCGGCCAGCGTGCTGGACCAGCAGGTGCTTGAGCGTCTGATCGTCGAGAACCTGCAACTGCAGATCGGCGAACGCTCCGGTATTCGCATTACCGATGAAGAGCTGAACCAGGCCGTCGGCACCATTGCCCAGCGCAATAACATGTCGATTGAACAATTCCGTGCCGCCCTGACTCGCGACGGTCTGTCCTACGACGACGCCCGTGAGCAGATTCGCCGCGAAATGATCATCAGCCGTGTGCGTCAACGCCGTGTGGCCGAACGCATCCAGGTCTCCGAGCAGGAGGTGAAGAACTTCCTCGCTTCCGATCTTGGCAAGATGCAGCTGTCCGAAGAATTCCGTCTGGCCAACATCCTGATTCCTACGCCGGAAAGTGCCAATTCCGAAGCGATTCAGAATGCGGCGAAACAGGCTGATGCGGTTTACCAGCAGCTCAAGCAAGGCGCTGACTTCGGTCAGTTGGCAATCGCCAAATCCGCCAGCGAAACCGCACTGGAAGGCGGCGATATGGGCTGGCGTAAAGCCGCTCAATTGCCGCCTCCGTTCGATCGTATGCTGAGCACCATGGCGGTTGGCGACGTTACCCAGCCAATGCGCACGCCGGGCGGCTTCATCATCCTGAAGATCCTCGACAAGCGTGGTGGCGAGACCCAGACACGTGACGAAGTGCACGTGCGTCATATCCTGGTCAAACCAAGCCCGATCCGCGACGAAGCAAAAACCAAAGCCTTGGCGCAATCGCTCTATAGCCGTATCGAAGCGGGCGAAGATTTCGGCGAACTGGCGAAAAACTACTCGGAAGATCCGGGTTCCGCCCTCAACGGTGGCGACCTGAACTGGATCGATCCGAATGCATTGGTGCCTGAATTCCGCGAAGTGATGGCCAACACCCCGCAAGGTCAGCTGTCCAAGCCGTTCCAGACTCAATATGGCTGGCACGTTCTGGAAGTCCTTGGCCGTCGCGCCACCGACAGCACCACCCAGGCCCGTGAGCAGCAAGCCATGACCGTACTGCGTAACCGCAAATACGACGAAGAGCTGCAAACCTGGCTGCGTCAGATCCGTGACGAAGCGTACGTAGAGATCAAACTTCCTGGTGCAGACCAGGCAGCGCAGTGA
- a CDS encoding LPS-assembly protein LptD — MALKSPAFRKKFPLLVTGSLLALQPLATSFVVAAEQYDCSVSASGAWDCAPKTPAAALPPRPVHDGSAVSATGEAPAESGASEDTGPKTALVTEAKGRGLKSRSEDYSHLDWVPREKLTAAQLAETGPYCSGSYIEPIRPGMNDKTNKSDAPTFVGAKASRYKQDEQIATLAGDVVLRQGSMQAEADEANLYQAESRGELDGNVRIRDNGALIVGDHAEVQLDTGEAKVDNAEYVMHKSRIRGNALYAKRAENAIIRLKDGTYTTCEPNSNAWQLKGNNITLNPATGFGTATNVTLRVKDIPVLYTPYIYFPIDDRRQSGFLPPTIGTGSDTGFLLVTPYYFNLAPNYDATLYPRYMSKRGLLMEGEFRYLTKSSEGQFGAAYLNDDNTDRSQQTDYEKTRYMYNWQHKGGLDSRVFTQVDYTKISDPYYFQDLQTDQIGVKSDDYVNQQGSVTYRGDSYTARLNAQAYQLATVSNITPYDRLPQLTFNGQLPVHPQGLNFDYETEIVRFERDLETGQFSDENGVLSPRLDTNVAGLARANGNRLNLKPGVSLPLDWTYGFVKPSLKYQYTQYDLDLDGTGKNDLLTNRNNASALGESFSSSQNRGVPIASIDSGLYFDRDTTWFGKNYRQTLEPRLFYLYVPEEDQKDIPVFDTGEYTFNYASLFRDNRFSGSDRVGDENKLSLGVTNRWIEEDGFERQRISVGQALYFKDREVQLPGIDAKTRDDANANVSPYALEYEYRWNRDWRTTADYNWDPDSRSPRSGSAMFHYQPEDNPNKVINAGYRYRNDQVRYDQNTGKWSVGGGDYGTPGTPGYVKDYYKIQQHDFSVIWPIVPQWNAISRWQYDYNRNRTLEAFGGFEYDNCCWKLRLINRYWVSYDEFSQNAPENEKGDHGIFLQIVLKGLGGLTGAKVESFLDKGIQGYREREDQAF, encoded by the coding sequence ATGGCATTGAAATCCCCCGCGTTTCGTAAAAAATTTCCGTTGTTGGTTACCGGCAGTCTGCTGGCCCTGCAACCTCTAGCCACTTCATTCGTGGTCGCCGCGGAACAGTATGACTGCTCAGTCTCTGCTTCGGGTGCCTGGGACTGTGCGCCAAAGACGCCGGCGGCTGCATTGCCACCGCGTCCCGTCCATGACGGCAGCGCAGTCTCCGCGACCGGTGAAGCACCGGCCGAGAGCGGCGCCAGTGAAGACACTGGCCCCAAGACTGCGCTGGTCACCGAAGCCAAAGGCCGCGGTCTCAAGTCACGTAGCGAAGACTACAGTCACCTCGACTGGGTTCCGCGCGAGAAGCTCACTGCAGCGCAATTGGCCGAAACCGGTCCTTATTGCTCTGGTTCCTATATCGAACCGATTCGTCCTGGCATGAATGACAAGACGAATAAAAGTGACGCTCCGACCTTTGTCGGCGCCAAGGCCTCCCGCTATAAGCAGGACGAGCAGATTGCCACCCTGGCGGGCGACGTGGTCTTGCGCCAGGGCAGCATGCAGGCTGAAGCCGACGAAGCGAACCTCTATCAGGCCGAGAGCCGTGGCGAGCTGGACGGCAACGTACGCATTCGCGACAACGGCGCGCTGATCGTCGGCGACCACGCCGAAGTACAGCTCGACACCGGGGAAGCCAAGGTCGACAACGCCGAATACGTGATGCACAAATCCCGTATCCGCGGTAACGCGCTGTACGCCAAACGTGCCGAGAACGCGATCATCCGCCTCAAGGATGGTACGTACACCACGTGCGAACCGAACAGCAACGCCTGGCAGCTCAAGGGCAACAACATCACCTTGAACCCGGCCACCGGTTTCGGTACCGCCACCAACGTGACGCTGCGGGTCAAGGACATTCCGGTTCTGTACACGCCGTACATCTATTTCCCGATCGACGACCGTCGTCAGTCCGGCTTCCTGCCGCCGACCATCGGCACTGGCAGCGATACCGGCTTCCTGCTCGTCACGCCGTACTACTTCAACCTGGCACCGAACTACGATGCCACGTTGTACCCGCGCTACATGAGCAAGCGCGGCCTGTTGATGGAAGGCGAATTCCGTTACCTGACCAAATCCAGCGAAGGTCAGTTCGGCGCCGCGTACCTCAATGATGACAACACCGATCGCAGTCAGCAGACCGACTACGAAAAAACCCGCTACATGTACAACTGGCAACACAAGGGCGGTCTTGACTCTCGCGTTTTCACCCAGGTCGATTACACCAAGATCAGCGATCCGTATTACTTCCAGGATCTGCAGACCGATCAGATTGGCGTGAAAAGCGACGATTACGTCAACCAGCAGGGTTCCGTCACCTACCGTGGCGACAGCTACACCGCTCGTTTGAACGCCCAGGCGTATCAGCTAGCAACCGTTTCGAACATCACGCCGTATGATCGTTTGCCGCAGCTCACCTTCAATGGTCAGTTGCCGGTGCATCCGCAAGGCTTGAATTTCGACTACGAAACAGAAATCGTACGGTTTGAGCGGGATCTGGAAACAGGTCAGTTTTCCGATGAAAACGGCGTCCTGTCGCCTCGCCTGGACACCAACGTGGCAGGCCTGGCGCGTGCCAACGGTAATCGTCTGAACCTCAAGCCAGGTGTGAGCCTGCCTTTGGATTGGACGTATGGTTTCGTGAAGCCATCGCTCAAGTATCAGTACACTCAGTACGACCTTGATCTTGATGGCACCGGCAAGAACGATCTCCTGACGAATCGCAATAACGCCTCGGCCCTCGGCGAGTCGTTCAGCAGTTCGCAAAACCGTGGCGTCCCGATTGCGAGCATTGACAGCGGCCTGTATTTCGACCGCGACACCACCTGGTTCGGTAAAAACTATCGCCAAACCCTGGAACCTCGCCTGTTCTACCTCTATGTACCTGAGGAAGACCAGAAGGACATCCCGGTCTTCGACACCGGCGAATACACCTTCAACTATGCGTCTCTGTTCCGCGACAACCGCTTCTCCGGCTCCGACCGCGTCGGCGACGAGAACAAACTGTCGCTGGGCGTGACCAACCGCTGGATCGAGGAAGACGGCTTCGAGCGCCAACGCATCAGCGTCGGCCAGGCCTTGTATTTCAAGGATCGCGAAGTCCAGTTGCCGGGTATCGATGCAAAAACCCGCGACGATGCGAATGCCAATGTTTCACCGTATGCGCTGGAATACGAATACCGCTGGAACCGCGATTGGCGCACGACCGCCGATTACAACTGGGACCCGGACAGCCGCAGCCCTCGCTCGGGCAGCGCGATGTTCCACTACCAGCCTGAAGACAACCCGAACAAGGTCATCAACGCCGGCTATCGCTATCGTAATGACCAGGTCCGTTACGACCAGAACACCGGCAAGTGGTCGGTGGGCGGTGGTGACTACGGCACTCCGGGCACCCCGGGCTACGTGAAGGACTACTACAAGATCCAACAGCACGATTTCTCGGTGATCTGGCCGATCGTGCCGCAGTGGAACGCCATCAGTCGCTGGCAGTATGACTACAACCGCAACCGTACCCTGGAAGCCTTCGGTGGTTTCGAGTACGACAACTGCTGCTGGAAACTGCGCCTGATCAATCGGTACTGGGTGTCGTATGACGAGTTCAGTCAGAACGCCCCGGAAAACGAAAAAGGCGACCATGGCATCTTCCTACAAATCGTTCTGAAAGGTCTCGGCGGCCTCACCGGCGCCAAAGTAGAGAGCTTCCTCGACAAAGGCATCCAAGGTTATCGTGAACGTGAAGACCAAGCTTTCTGA